AGCAGACAAAATCTGAATGTTTAACATCACACTTAATTCTTTATGCAAATCAAAACTCATTTAAAGCTAAGGAATAGATGATGATGCAATTCGCAAACAAAACATTCACTTATTTTCACTCCATTCAGAAACTACAATCATCACATTTTGCAGGACACGGTGTCCATCATAAGTAGACTAGTGATAACTTGATAATGAACAAACCCTAAATCATAGGCCACAACAACATAATTGGTGAGAACCGATTAATAGTTATACTTGGCATTTTCCCCTTCACAATACTAATTTAGAAGAATCCAAAGTTAAACATAGATTCCGCAATATCAGACAAATTTCCAGAGCTATTGAGTCCCCCAAAACCACCCCATCCGTCTCCTCCTCCAACCCCACCTGGATTCATTAAACTTTGAACTACACTTCCCAGTAGAGTCTGCATAATGGCTGTGATGGTTGGCCTCACAAACATATTACCCATTGTGTTATATGGATTTTGGAAGGGTTGATACTGCTGCTGCTGCATCTGAAATGACGACGAGCTGTGCAGCGAAGATGGGCGAGGAAAAGAAAACAATCTGGGAGGCTCACTGAAACGTCTCTCCAAATGACGGGGGCCTGAGCTTGCAGTATAATCTACATATGCCCGGTTTATTGCTTCAGAAGTTTCATTCAGCAGTGATTCTCTGAGCAAAGGTATTTGTGTGCAGTTCACATGCGCATCGTAGTCGCACTCAGAACAGTGATAATTCCATGAACGTTGGTCTTCTTGCAAGCAGACATTGCACCTAAAGGCTTTGCTCGGATAGGGAGGAATGAAGCAGAGATCCAAACTATTGTGCGGATGATTTCGGTCTTTAATTCTCCTGGGCAGATTTGCACATGATGGGTGCAGATCTAGGCGGCAAATGGAGCAGTGGAAGGAGAAGCCATGGGTAATGGGTTGCCAACAAGCATTGCATCTACAAAGTGAGGGTGCATAATTCCTGGGTTGAGGTAGCAGATGGAGAACGTGACTACAAGCGGGATGATCAGTGATTTGGTGAGGGATTTGTGAGCAGGTCAAGTGAAGGAGAAAATTGCAGGCCGGCTGACAATGGTAGGCCAAACCTTCCCCAATGGGTTTCACGCACCCTCTACAGTACTTCTCAATTGCCTCTGGCCCTCGGAATGTATTAAGCTCCAGGATATGACCAGAATGGAAGAAATGATGAAACTGTCTTAGACTTGCATAGTCGAATTCCCCCATTAAAAGTCTCCTAGTTTGGACTCACCTATCTCAAGCAGTCTCACCAGAGATTTTTTTAATTTGGGTCCTCGAAATTTTCATGAACATTGAATGATAGTTATAGTTCTCCGTGTAGAATTGGGAACCCTGTAATTTGTTAGGTGCAAGATTCGCTTCCATCGTGGTTCTTGGTAGCATCCATGAAGCTCTTTTGAAATTTCCCAACAGGTAAAGGTGAAGACGCGTTCCATTCCATTGAAGTCTGACTATAACTCTCATTGTTTATTTGTTATTCATGGTATATAAAAATGAATCATAGTTTGAAAGTGTTTTGTAATCTTCTTTATTATAATATTCTGACTAGTCAAGTATTCACTGCTTCGAATTTTAATATCAATTGTTAAAGGAATCTCTTCTTCAAGTCAAAACAATATTGTTaaaaagatcaattttgtgtgaagttggactCATTCTCATAACCTTCACCTTTCTTCTTTTACACCATATTTTCATATAGTTTATCACATATCTCATTTATAGCTAGACACCTTTTTAAGACATCTCACATTTATTGAACCTCCCTCCATAGAAAGACAATTTTTTACATAAAACTTCATTATTTTGTTACCTAAGTCATTTGCAATAATGTGGATTGACCTATTATCCCGCCATTAAAAAGTCGCCTGGGTTGTACTCAACTATCTCAAGAAGTCTCACCCGAGATTTTTTTATTTGGGTTCACGAAATTTTCATGAACATTTACTGTTAGTTATAGTTCTTTGTCAATAACGTGTAGGACCGGGAACCACTGATTATTTACGTGTGAGATTTGGTCTCATCATTGTTTTGAAAAGTTCAATGTTTTTGTAGGGTTCTTGGTAGCATCCATGAAAGAACATAGGTTTTTTCAGAGATTAGTAGTAGCAAGCTTGTTGAGTGACCGTGAGAGCTTTGTTTTTCGAGGAAAGAAGTGGTAGACCCCCTGTCCTTCCCAAGAATTAATGGTATTGCTGTATCAAGACTCTTCCATACACGGCTAAGGTGCAAAATGAGGATGACTTAAAGGAGTTCGAAGTTTCCAAGCATTTAATGTGAAGACTTGTTCCGTTCGA
This genomic stretch from Cryptomeria japonica chromosome 8, Sugi_1.0, whole genome shotgun sequence harbors:
- the LOC131046392 gene encoding protein VACUOLELESS GAMETOPHYTES: MGEFDYASLRQFHHFFHSGHILELNTFRGPEAIEKYCRGCVKPIGEGLAYHCQPACNFLLHLTCSQIPHQITDHPACSHVLHLLPQPRNYAPSLCRCNACWQPITHGFSFHCSICRLDLHPSCANLPRRIKDRNHPHNSLDLCFIPPYPSKAFRCNVCLQEDQRSWNYHCSECDYDAHVNCTQIPLLRESLLNETSEAINRAYVDYTASSGPRHLERRFSEPPRLFSFPRPSSLHSSSSFQMQQQQYQPFQNPYNTMGNMFVRPTITAIMQTLLGSVVQSLMNPGGVGGGDGWGGFGGLNSSGNLSDIAESMFNFGFF